The sequence CCCGTGGTGCCATCATCAGTATGCTGATGGTTATTTTCGTGCTGCCGGCACTCTTGCTCCTCTGTGACAAAATAATTTGCAAAACAACTCTTGGTATGACAAAGATTAATAATAACTTGAATTGGAGGTTGTCAGTAAATGAAAAGTAAAATGATAAAAATCATTTCTCTTTGCCTGTGTATAGCCATCCTTGCCAGCGGAGCGGCTTACGCCCTCGCATCAGGTAAAGACAAAGCTGAAAATGTTAAAACAGCGGAAAACATTACGGAAAACACTGCAGAAAAACAACATGAAGAAGCTGCGGCAAAAAGCGATACTTTCAAAGATGAAACAGTATATGTTCTTGCAAACCCTGACGGTACGGTGCAAAAAATTATTGTAAGCGACTGGATAAAAAACACGCTTTCAAGTGAAAAAATCACTGATGTAACCGAACTTGAAAATACAGAAAATATCAAAGGTGACGAAAGTTATACCCTGGGAGGTAACAACACCCGTGTATGGGATGCGCAGGGAAATGACATCTATTATCAGGGCACAATTGAAAAAGAACTGCCGGTGGATCTTTCGGTTTCTTACAAACTTGACGGAAAAACAGTATCCGCAGACGAGCTCATAGGCAAAAGCGGCAAAGTAACCATCCGCTTCGACTACAAAAACAAGCAATATGAAACCGTAAAAATAAACGGCAAAGATGAAAAAATCTACGTTCCCTTTGTAATGCTGACGGGAGTGCTCCTTGACAACGACAACTTTACCAATGTTCAGGTTTCAAACGGAAAAATCATTAACGATGGAAACAAAACGGCAGTTTTAGGGTTTGCTTTACCGGGGCTTCAGGAAAATCTTGCAATAGACAAGGAAAAGTTTGAAATACCGTCTTATGTGGAGATAACAGCCGATACCACCGATTTTTCTCTGGGAATTACCGTTACTGTAGCAACCAACTCATTATTTAACAATATAGATGTGGAAAAAATTGATTCGATATCTGATTTGACCGATTCAATGAATGAACTTGATGATGCCATGACAAAACTTCTTGACGGTTCTTCTTCGCTGTACAACGGCATCTGCACGCTTCTTGACAAGTCAAAGGAACTTGTTGAAGGAATTAATCAACTTGCAGAGGGTGCCGGAAAGCTGAAAGAAGGAGCATATTCCCTTGACGAGGGAGCGAAAAAACTGTATACCGGAGCGGCAGCGTTGTCACAGGGCCTTGATACGCTTTCGGCAAACAATGATACATTAAACGACGGTGCAAAAAAAGTTTTTGAAACTATCCTTTCCACCGCCGAGACACAATTAAAAGCATCCGGGCTTACAGTTCCTGAATTGACCATCGAAAATTACGCTTCAGTACTCAATGAAATTATTGAATCCCTTGACAGTACAAAAGTATATAATCAGGCTCTCGAACAGGTTACAGCAGCCGTTGAAGAAAAACGGGACTATATCAAATCACAGGTCGTTGAAGCCGTGCGTTCGGAAGTCGAAGCCAATGTCACCGCCGCAGTTACGGAACAGGTTAAAGCAGAGGTTACAAAAGCAGTAAAAGAACAAGTGTCGGAAAAGGTCACTGCAAATGTTCGTGAGAACGTTGAAGAACAAGTAATTCTTGCTGCAACAGGTATGAACAAGGCAAGCTATTATGCCGCAGTTTCAGCCGGACGCGTGGATGCGGCAACACAAAAGGCCGTCAAATCCGCCATTGACAACAAAATGGCAAGTAAAGAAATTACCGATTTAATCTCATCAAATATTGACAAACAAATGCAGAGCGAGCAAGTTTCCGCAATGATTTCGCAAAAAGTCGATGAACAGATGCAGACAGAAGAAATTAAGAATACCATTAAGAAAAATGCTGAGCTAAAAATGGCAGAAAAGGATATTCAGCAACTGATTGAACAAAATACAGAAGCACAGATACAAAAAGTCATATCCGAAAACATGGCAAGTGAAGAAGTGCAATCAAAACTTGCTGCAGCATCGGAAGGGGCAAAATCAGTTATTGCGCTCAAAACTTCCCTTGACGACTACAATTC comes from Acetivibrio thermocellus ATCC 27405 and encodes:
- a CDS encoding membrane protein, translated to MKSKMIKIISLCLCIAILASGAAYALASGKDKAENVKTAENITENTAEKQHEEAAAKSDTFKDETVYVLANPDGTVQKIIVSDWIKNTLSSEKITDVTELENTENIKGDESYTLGGNNTRVWDAQGNDIYYQGTIEKELPVDLSVSYKLDGKTVSADELIGKSGKVTIRFDYKNKQYETVKINGKDEKIYVPFVMLTGVLLDNDNFTNVQVSNGKIINDGNKTAVLGFALPGLQENLAIDKEKFEIPSYVEITADTTDFSLGITVTVATNSLFNNIDVEKIDSISDLTDSMNELDDAMTKLLDGSSSLYNGICTLLDKSKELVEGINQLAEGAGKLKEGAYSLDEGAKKLYTGAAALSQGLDTLSANNDTLNDGAKKVFETILSTAETQLKASGLTVPELTIENYASVLNEIIESLDSTKVYNQALEQVTAAVEEKRDYIKSQVVEAVRSEVEANVTAAVTEQVKAEVTKAVKEQVSEKVTANVRENVEEQVILAATGMNKASYYAAVSAGRVDAATQKAVKSAIDNKMASKEITDLISSNIDKQMQSEQVSAMISQKVDEQMQTEEIKNTIKKNAELKMAEKDIQQLIEQNTEAQIQKVISENMASEEVQSKLAAASEGAKSVIALKTSLDDYNSFYLGLMKYTAGVAQAASGASDLKNGANELQNGTGTLYKGVCSLYDGILTMKNGLPALVDGITQLKDGAMQLSDGLSRFYEEGIQKLIDTVDDAENLIERLKATVTVSKNYKSFAGISENADGNVKFIYRTDEIK